A genomic stretch from Chitinophaga lutea includes:
- a CDS encoding DEAD/DEAH box helicase, which translates to MQEILASLGIKALNEMQVAAIAAGKTQQDVILLSDTGSGKTLAFLLPLLERLQTGVGTTQALVITPTRELAQQIEKVFRSLKTGFKVTSCYGGHLRETEENALKEAPALIIGTPGRLGDHIRRGNINTAGISTLVMDEFDKSFELGFREEIAFVVESLPAVQKRMLTSATEAAEIPDFIRLQEPVTLNFLSGEAPAALTLKTLESPEKDKADTLFRLICMLGNRPTIVFCNHRESVERTSQLLADKGIVNVFYHGALEQADRDVALCKFRNGTSNVLVTTDLAARGLDIPHIRYIIHYHLPQNEDTFIHRNGRTARMDASGTAILITGPEETLPPYIPEGTETITLPETATLPDRPQWSTLYISAGKKDKVNKVDIVGFFTNKGKLKKEDLGLIEVKDFIAFAAVRKSKVSQVLQLIKNEKMKNKKVRIEVAK; encoded by the coding sequence ATGCAGGAAATTTTAGCTTCGCTCGGCATCAAAGCGTTGAACGAGATGCAGGTGGCCGCCATTGCCGCCGGCAAAACACAGCAGGACGTGATATTATTGTCGGATACCGGCTCGGGTAAAACCCTGGCCTTTCTGCTGCCGCTCCTGGAGCGCCTGCAAACGGGCGTCGGCACCACGCAGGCGCTGGTGATCACCCCCACCCGCGAGCTGGCCCAGCAGATCGAAAAAGTGTTCCGCTCGCTGAAAACGGGCTTTAAAGTGACCAGCTGTTACGGTGGCCACCTTCGCGAAACGGAAGAAAATGCCCTCAAGGAAGCGCCGGCACTGATCATCGGCACTCCCGGCCGCCTGGGCGACCACATCCGCAGGGGCAATATCAATACCGCCGGCATCTCCACCCTGGTGATGGACGAATTCGACAAATCGTTCGAGCTCGGTTTCCGGGAAGAAATCGCTTTTGTGGTGGAATCGCTCCCCGCCGTACAGAAAAGAATGCTCACCTCCGCCACCGAAGCGGCGGAAATCCCGGATTTTATCCGGTTGCAGGAGCCCGTTACCTTAAATTTCCTCTCCGGTGAAGCGCCTGCGGCCCTCACGCTGAAAACGCTGGAAAGCCCGGAAAAAGATAAAGCCGATACCCTCTTCCGCCTCATCTGCATGCTGGGCAACCGCCCCACCATCGTGTTCTGCAACCACCGCGAATCCGTGGAGCGCACCAGCCAGCTGCTGGCCGATAAAGGCATCGTCAACGTATTTTACCACGGCGCGCTGGAGCAGGCAGACCGTGATGTGGCGCTCTGCAAGTTCAGGAACGGCACGTCGAATGTACTGGTCACCACCGACCTGGCCGCCCGCGGCCTCGACATCCCCCACATCCGCTACATCATCCACTATCACCTGCCGCAGAACGAAGACACCTTCATTCACCGCAACGGCCGCACCGCCCGCATGGACGCCAGCGGCACCGCCATCCTCATCACCGGGCCGGAAGAAACCCTTCCACCCTACATCCCCGAAGGCACCGAAACCATCACCCTGCCCGAAACCGCCACGCTGCCCGACAGGCCGCAATGGAGCACGCTGTACATTTCAGCCGGTAAAAAAGATAAAGTGAACAAGGTCGACATCGTGGGTTTCTTCACCAACAAAGGCAAACTGAAAAAAGAAGACCTCGGCCTCATCGAAGTGAAGGATTTCATCGCCTTCGCAGCTGTCCGCAAATCGAAAGTGAGCCAGGTGCTGCAGCTGATCAAAAACGAAAAGATGAAGAACAAGAAAGTGCGGATCGAGGTAGCGAAATAA
- a CDS encoding DUF1345 domain-containing protein, with translation MKRSAADLLNNMHPLQRVLVSLFLAAVTFFAILQADMNPWVKYMLVWNAFALSYIATSWTVFLKRTIPEIRRYARIDDGSRTFVTLLVLFTSCSSMFAVLLVVLTKDEVARSLYLPVAISGMMTSWVMVHTIYTAHYAHLFYDDAEDNKNMHAGGLQFPKDSSPDYLDFAYFAFVIGMTFQVSDVQITSRKLRRVALLHGLLSFLLNTFVVALTINLVSGLVQQGKGAP, from the coding sequence ATGAAAAGATCCGCCGCAGACCTCCTCAACAACATGCACCCCCTGCAGCGCGTACTGGTGAGCCTTTTCCTGGCCGCCGTTACTTTTTTCGCCATCCTGCAGGCAGACATGAACCCCTGGGTGAAATACATGCTGGTGTGGAACGCGTTCGCGCTGTCGTACATCGCCACCAGCTGGACCGTCTTCCTCAAACGCACCATCCCGGAAATACGCCGCTATGCCCGCATCGACGACGGCAGCCGCACCTTCGTGACGCTGCTGGTGCTCTTCACCTCCTGTTCCAGCATGTTCGCCGTGCTGCTGGTGGTGCTCACCAAAGACGAGGTGGCGCGCAGCCTCTACCTGCCCGTGGCCATCTCCGGAATGATGACTTCCTGGGTCATGGTGCATACGATCTACACCGCCCACTATGCCCATCTTTTTTACGACGATGCGGAAGACAATAAAAACATGCACGCCGGCGGCCTGCAATTCCCGAAAGATTCCTCGCCGGATTACCTCGACTTCGCCTATTTCGCATTCGTGATCGGCATGACCTTCCAGGTGTCAGACGTGCAGATCACCTCCCGGAAACTCCGGCGGGTGGCGCTGTTGCACGGCCTCCTGTCTTTTCTCCTGAACACATTCGTGGTGGCCCTCACCATCAACCTCGTGAGCGGACTGGTACAACAAGGAAAAGGCGCACCGTAA
- a CDS encoding TonB-dependent receptor: MKYLLPFLLLPSLAHGQWEKPVEPVLSADYLELIRKPRAALEPVADSSMRIFRLARRGYFHSNVGSLKVRGNAVSLAPANTLNGWLTGSLNTALELRQANRGPSLQNTYAQGRALTWRGAETGEMFSFGPAMTALEFDGSIYPFDAGGKLVPAGAGNGQPAKPYDNGIFRTASYLSQSLSLNGGIRSTRQGRWAFNTKLGYSRENTFIRHNENSSRNLSASVTKTIPHFTFTGSYQYLRDELSNSNRNGFLNRAYMNALLTPASFDNSYKSGAYGNGADNPLSLLGNSGNDYRQTQRNAGLMVKYDWNDVEVIVTQAYENIAQKSGETYQPGAAFFPAGINTQRDKTDRSYYLKAEADARIPNYWDHGSMRVEGIFLFTDDRSSTGYQPQQLRYQYQRSNGHLQLRYKVSRHLQNTLLEATAGNAFYFSNTAVRPQQFAPLVNVYASFHFGGYNRYQLEVTGSMQALNSELPVDNSMAYTNLLQYSTGHFMQYFPLLETGSYDRLRAAYNRTYTGRAVFRYKYKFALSAEWFRKDVRDDAFPIYDNGRLQLQNIAGHRRQGVELQLNQYAPIQKKTLRTSNTLSFLRYRHRVTQVADGYNGTPIAGFSNVHKAVIAGETLGAIVGNRYRRDAANNVIIGADGFPLVDGTPSVIGNPLPDFVMKLSNSLFWKEFTLATDLEWKKGGQIWDGTQATLDYYGRSAESAAQRNTSGHVFKGVLENGHPNTIPVSFYDPANPLDENRWVRYGLSGVAEDYIRDAGSLRLNMVELRYSWNIGKVLRRIDLAAYATNIVLWTASEGTDPNQLLLDHTSGLDFFNLPSTRTYGINVSLQF; the protein is encoded by the coding sequence TTGAAATATTTATTACCCTTCCTCCTGCTGCCTTCCCTGGCGCACGGCCAATGGGAAAAACCTGTGGAACCGGTGCTGTCGGCCGATTACCTCGAGCTTATCCGCAAGCCCCGCGCCGCGCTTGAACCGGTCGCGGATTCGTCGATGCGTATCTTCCGCCTGGCTCGCCGCGGTTATTTCCATTCGAACGTGGGCAGCCTGAAAGTGCGCGGCAATGCGGTCAGCTTAGCGCCGGCCAACACCCTGAACGGATGGCTCACCGGCAGCCTGAATACGGCGCTGGAATTGCGGCAGGCCAACCGCGGGCCCTCCCTTCAAAATACATACGCCCAGGGCCGTGCCCTTACCTGGCGCGGCGCGGAAACGGGTGAAATGTTCAGCTTCGGCCCGGCCATGACGGCGCTGGAATTCGACGGTAGTATTTATCCCTTCGATGCGGGCGGCAAACTGGTACCGGCAGGCGCCGGCAACGGCCAGCCCGCCAAACCTTACGACAACGGTATTTTCAGAACTGCGTCCTATTTATCCCAATCCCTTTCCCTCAATGGCGGCATACGGTCTACCCGGCAGGGTCGCTGGGCATTTAACACCAAACTGGGCTACAGCCGCGAAAACACCTTCATCCGCCACAACGAAAACAGCTCCCGGAATCTCTCTGCCTCCGTTACCAAAACCATCCCGCACTTTACGTTCACCGGCAGTTATCAGTACCTGCGCGATGAGTTATCCAACAGCAACCGCAACGGTTTCCTGAACCGCGCATATATGAACGCCCTGCTGACGCCGGCAAGCTTCGACAATAGCTACAAAAGCGGGGCCTATGGCAACGGGGCAGACAATCCATTGAGCCTGCTCGGCAACAGCGGGAACGATTACCGGCAAACGCAGCGGAACGCGGGGCTGATGGTTAAATACGACTGGAACGATGTGGAAGTGATCGTGACGCAGGCGTATGAGAACATAGCGCAAAAAAGCGGGGAGACCTATCAGCCGGGGGCCGCATTTTTCCCCGCTGGCATAAACACCCAACGGGATAAAACCGACCGCAGCTATTATCTGAAAGCGGAAGCCGACGCGCGGATCCCCAACTACTGGGACCACGGCAGCATGAGAGTGGAAGGGATATTCCTGTTCACGGACGACCGCTCTTCCACCGGTTACCAGCCACAACAACTGCGCTATCAATACCAGCGCAGCAATGGTCATTTGCAGCTCCGGTACAAGGTCAGTCGTCACCTGCAAAACACGCTGCTGGAAGCTACCGCAGGCAATGCGTTTTATTTCTCCAACACGGCCGTTCGTCCACAACAGTTCGCCCCGCTCGTGAATGTGTACGCGTCGTTCCATTTCGGCGGATACAACCGTTATCAGCTGGAAGTGACCGGTTCCATGCAGGCGCTCAACAGCGAACTGCCGGTCGATAACTCCATGGCCTACACGAACCTGCTGCAATACTCCACCGGCCATTTCATGCAATATTTTCCTTTACTGGAAACCGGTAGCTACGACCGGCTGCGGGCAGCCTACAACCGCACCTATACCGGCAGAGCGGTATTCCGGTATAAGTATAAATTCGCGTTGAGCGCGGAATGGTTCCGGAAAGACGTGCGCGACGATGCATTCCCCATCTATGATAACGGCCGCCTCCAACTGCAGAACATCGCCGGGCACCGGCGGCAGGGCGTTGAACTGCAGCTGAACCAGTATGCGCCTATCCAGAAAAAAACGTTGCGCACCAGCAATACGCTCTCCTTTCTGCGGTACCGCCATCGTGTAACACAGGTGGCTGACGGCTACAACGGCACACCCATTGCCGGTTTCTCCAATGTGCACAAAGCCGTGATCGCAGGTGAAACGCTGGGCGCCATCGTGGGCAACCGCTACCGGCGCGATGCGGCAAACAATGTGATCATCGGCGCAGACGGGTTTCCGCTGGTGGATGGAACACCATCCGTGATCGGCAATCCCCTCCCCGATTTTGTGATGAAGCTCAGCAACAGCCTCTTCTGGAAAGAATTCACGCTCGCCACTGACCTGGAATGGAAAAAAGGCGGCCAGATATGGGACGGCACACAGGCGACGCTGGATTACTACGGGCGTTCGGCGGAAAGTGCGGCGCAACGCAACACCTCCGGGCACGTTTTTAAAGGCGTGCTCGAAAACGGCCATCCCAACACCATCCCGGTCAGCTTTTACGATCCGGCCAACCCCCTGGACGAAAACCGCTGGGTGCGTTATGGGCTGAGCGGCGTGGCGGAAGACTACATCCGTGATGCGGGCAGCCTCCGTCTCAATATGGTAGAGTTGCGATATAGCTGGAATATCGGCAAAGTGCTGCGCCGCATCGACCTGGCGGCGTACGCCACGAATATCGTCCTCTGGACGGCCAGTGAAGGTACGGATCCCAACCAGCTGCTGCTCGACCATACCAGCGGCCTCGATTTTTTCAACTTGCCATCCACACGCACCTATGGCATCAATGTTTCACTTCAATTCTGA
- a CDS encoding TonB-dependent receptor plug domain-containing protein produces MKYCGLLLLCIGAFIGQSFGQVLDYASNKEKIYLHTSHVFLKPGDDVFFKLYLVSARDNTPSSVSTIAYVDVIGPSGNVVQQCTYPVQNGYAEGSYSFSPQAAGGVYKLRAYTSWMKNEKDSTFFVKELTLQRVISPRILMKLDFPQKGYGPGADVSADFSARDLSDKPIRHHTVKYTISIAGRELHSGNLQTDAAGKTKIQFRLPADLSVTDGLLNITIQYASYTEAISRSIPITLNKVGLGLMPEGGALVAGLPANVAFRALNEFGKPVDIKGELRDGHGNVVTTLESFHGGMGKFAFTPQAGNRYEVVLNSPAGITQRYELPKAAPKGLSLQMSMAGNELRMEIHSTQNADINITGSTKEQLYFTKKMRLRKGTQSITIDPQLFPAGIARFTVSQANGLPLAERVIFLNSRQMLYVSLTPDKNTYTPREKVTMTLKTTDDKGNPVPANLSLTVMDDKLWTFADDKQDHIISWLMMSSELRGKIDEPQFYFKKDEQKATAALDLVMLTHGYRYFDYLPQIERENKLKFFPDVQNVLTGSVVNDKDQPVSATVWLVESRTSKVMQLVTGPDGTFYYPNLLPGQYYYIVAQSLKKKERIKITISGNGIGGDQGNRDRYTVMRFGQADFFAAQPVKEEVVAPFAANDVKALQDVVVVGFGTQKKTALTGSVTTIAPQEYNFSSVRNMLAGRVPGIAVAQTANPAQGGQLNIRGTNTLVNNEGPLFVVDGIPMKKLDLGNLNPNDIQSLHILKDAAATSIYGSMANRGVIIIETKKNSQARIKWKHTPTLYYGFHPLQMNQPTFTPVRRFQAIQYETAYYVAERTDFRETIYWNPTVQTGKNGEASVSFYNSDATTTFRAIAEGIGFNGKVGREESTYAVQNMLGVDAKIPPYLTVGDNALIPLHIKNNYTQALEAVIKVSFVESVKAGIFNSTIQLPAGGSRVVYVPVTATSPVDGNLRFTVTTKVHAETVSLPVSVVQKGFPVLHTFAGIRSARHTFPVQKMIPGTFQYELKLFKNPEGQLLDGIAGMLREPYGCFEQTSSATYPNIFILKYLREAGRSDPKTEQRALELIAKGYQRLTGFETAEGGFEWFGKTPPHEALTAYGLMEFTDMNQFIAVDQQMLKRTRNFLLGRRNGKGGFHLSTTGYDRFASVPNKIADLYIVYAFSHAGFGAEVMREYEAVLAQVLQSGDAYRLSMMALTAANMKRQQDFDQLMALLRKHYRQKTFKSETSVVNSRAASLQVETKSLYLMALAREKSPDLVLMAELLSDIMAGKSYFGYSSTQATVLALNAVVDYARAVGKAAADTDIRFSLNNRTVEPGKPATTEAPAAENVFSADYVRPGNLPYNMEVSYYTFTPPNSSAAELQLHTALAARQVKTGETLRLQVAVKNEKPVLQAMSIAKIGIPAGLSTQPWQLKELMDKNQVAYYEIFDNYLVLYWMGFAPNETKTLHLDLKAEIPGTYKAKASNAGLYYNPEHKHWNDGLEATVMP; encoded by the coding sequence ATGAAATACTGCGGCTTGCTGCTGCTCTGCATCGGCGCTTTTATCGGTCAAAGTTTCGGACAGGTGCTGGATTATGCGTCCAACAAGGAAAAAATATACCTGCACACGAGCCATGTATTCCTGAAACCGGGGGATGATGTGTTCTTCAAGTTATACCTCGTCAGCGCGCGCGATAACACACCGTCCTCCGTGAGCACCATCGCTTATGTGGACGTGATCGGCCCTTCAGGCAACGTAGTGCAGCAATGCACTTATCCCGTGCAAAACGGGTATGCCGAAGGCTCTTATTCCTTTTCGCCCCAGGCGGCAGGCGGCGTGTACAAACTGCGGGCGTACACCTCGTGGATGAAAAACGAAAAAGACAGCACCTTCTTCGTAAAAGAACTGACGCTACAGCGCGTGATCTCACCCCGGATACTGATGAAGCTCGATTTTCCGCAGAAAGGTTATGGGCCCGGCGCGGACGTCAGCGCCGATTTTTCCGCCCGCGATCTGTCAGACAAACCGATCCGGCACCATACCGTCAAATACACGATATCCATCGCAGGGCGCGAACTGCACTCAGGGAATCTGCAAACGGATGCAGCGGGCAAAACAAAAATACAGTTCCGTTTGCCGGCCGATTTATCCGTCACCGACGGCCTGCTGAACATTACCATACAATACGCTTCCTATACCGAAGCCATCTCCCGCAGCATTCCCATCACCCTCAACAAAGTGGGCCTCGGGCTGATGCCTGAAGGCGGCGCCCTGGTGGCAGGCCTGCCGGCCAACGTGGCTTTCAGGGCCCTGAACGAGTTCGGCAAACCGGTGGATATCAAAGGTGAACTGCGCGATGGTCACGGCAACGTGGTGACCACGCTGGAGAGTTTTCACGGCGGGATGGGAAAGTTTGCCTTCACCCCACAGGCAGGCAACCGGTACGAAGTGGTGCTCAACAGCCCGGCGGGTATCACACAACGGTACGAACTGCCCAAGGCAGCACCGAAAGGCCTGTCTCTCCAAATGTCGATGGCCGGCAACGAACTGCGGATGGAAATCCACTCCACACAGAATGCCGATATCAATATCACCGGCTCCACCAAAGAGCAATTATACTTCACCAAAAAGATGCGCCTCCGGAAAGGCACACAGTCCATCACCATCGATCCGCAGCTCTTCCCCGCCGGCATCGCCCGGTTTACGGTATCGCAGGCCAACGGGCTGCCGCTGGCGGAAAGGGTGATATTCCTCAACAGCCGCCAGATGCTGTATGTGTCGCTGACGCCGGACAAAAACACGTACACGCCCCGGGAAAAGGTAACAATGACGCTGAAAACCACAGACGATAAAGGGAACCCCGTTCCGGCCAACCTGTCGCTGACCGTGATGGACGACAAACTCTGGACGTTTGCAGACGATAAACAGGACCATATTATTTCCTGGTTGATGATGAGCTCCGAACTGCGGGGAAAGATCGACGAGCCCCAGTTTTATTTCAAAAAAGACGAACAGAAAGCCACTGCGGCGTTAGACCTTGTGATGCTCACGCACGGCTACCGTTATTTCGATTACCTCCCGCAGATCGAGCGGGAAAACAAACTGAAATTTTTCCCTGATGTGCAGAACGTACTGACGGGAAGTGTGGTGAATGACAAAGACCAGCCCGTCAGCGCCACGGTATGGCTGGTGGAATCGCGGACCAGCAAGGTGATGCAGCTGGTCACCGGGCCCGACGGCACCTTTTATTACCCCAACCTGTTACCCGGCCAATATTATTACATCGTGGCCCAGTCATTGAAAAAGAAAGAAAGGATCAAAATCACCATCAGCGGCAACGGCATCGGTGGCGACCAGGGTAACCGCGACCGGTACACAGTGATGCGCTTCGGTCAGGCGGATTTTTTTGCCGCGCAGCCCGTAAAAGAAGAAGTGGTGGCGCCCTTTGCGGCAAACGATGTGAAAGCACTGCAGGATGTAGTGGTGGTCGGTTTCGGCACACAGAAAAAAACAGCCCTGACCGGTTCGGTAACCACCATCGCACCACAGGAATACAATTTCTCTTCTGTCAGGAATATGCTGGCTGGCCGTGTGCCGGGCATTGCTGTAGCGCAGACGGCCAATCCCGCGCAGGGAGGCCAGTTGAACATACGTGGCACCAATACCCTGGTCAATAACGAGGGGCCGCTTTTTGTGGTGGACGGCATCCCCATGAAAAAACTCGACCTCGGGAACCTCAACCCGAACGACATCCAATCACTCCACATTCTGAAAGATGCCGCAGCCACCTCCATTTATGGCAGTATGGCGAACCGTGGCGTCATTATCATTGAAACCAAAAAGAACAGCCAGGCGAGGATAAAATGGAAACACACGCCCACCCTCTATTACGGCTTTCACCCGCTGCAGATGAACCAACCCACATTCACGCCCGTTCGCCGCTTCCAGGCGATCCAGTACGAAACGGCCTATTACGTGGCGGAACGGACGGATTTCAGGGAAACCATCTACTGGAACCCCACCGTGCAAACCGGTAAAAACGGGGAAGCGAGCGTATCGTTCTACAATTCGGACGCCACCACCACCTTCCGCGCCATCGCGGAAGGCATCGGGTTCAACGGGAAAGTGGGCCGGGAAGAAAGCACCTATGCCGTGCAGAACATGCTGGGCGTAGACGCAAAGATCCCTCCTTATCTCACGGTAGGCGACAACGCGCTCATCCCGCTCCATATCAAAAACAATTACACGCAAGCCCTGGAAGCGGTCATCAAGGTATCGTTCGTGGAAAGCGTCAAAGCAGGTATTTTCAACAGCACCATCCAGCTGCCCGCCGGTGGTTCCCGCGTGGTATACGTGCCCGTGACCGCCACCTCGCCGGTAGATGGCAACCTGCGCTTTACCGTTACCACCAAGGTACATGCGGAAACCGTGTCGCTGCCGGTCAGCGTGGTGCAGAAAGGATTTCCGGTGCTCCATACCTTCGCCGGCATCCGCTCGGCGCGACATACTTTCCCCGTGCAGAAGATGATCCCCGGCACCTTCCAGTACGAACTGAAGCTGTTCAAAAACCCCGAAGGCCAGCTGCTCGACGGTATTGCGGGCATGCTGCGCGAACCGTACGGATGTTTCGAACAAACCTCCTCCGCCACCTACCCCAACATCTTTATCCTCAAATACCTGCGCGAAGCGGGCCGCTCAGACCCGAAGACCGAGCAGCGCGCCCTTGAACTGATCGCCAAAGGTTACCAGCGGTTGACCGGTTTTGAAACGGCGGAAGGCGGTTTCGAATGGTTCGGAAAAACGCCGCCGCATGAGGCGCTGACGGCATACGGCCTGATGGAGTTCACGGATATGAACCAGTTTATTGCGGTAGACCAGCAAATGCTCAAACGCACCAGGAACTTCTTACTGGGCCGGCGGAACGGCAAAGGCGGCTTCCATCTTTCCACCACGGGATACGACCGCTTCGCCAGCGTCCCCAACAAGATCGCCGACCTCTACATCGTGTACGCGTTCAGCCATGCCGGTTTCGGCGCGGAAGTGATGCGTGAATACGAAGCCGTGCTGGCACAGGTTCTACAAAGCGGCGACGCCTACCGCCTCTCGATGATGGCGCTCACCGCGGCCAACATGAAACGGCAGCAGGACTTCGACCAGCTCATGGCATTGCTGCGCAAACACTACCGGCAAAAAACCTTCAAATCCGAAACCAGCGTAGTGAACTCCCGCGCCGCTTCACTCCAGGTGGAAACAAAATCCCTCTACCTGATGGCGCTGGCACGGGAAAAATCGCCCGACCTGGTGCTGATGGCGGAACTGCTGTCGGACATCATGGCCGGAAAATCTTACTTCGGTTATTCCTCCACGCAGGCCACCGTACTCGCGCTGAACGCTGTGGTCGACTATGCCCGCGCCGTGGGGAAAGCTGCTGCAGACACCGATATCCGCTTTTCACTGAACAACCGTACCGTGGAACCGGGCAAACCGGCAACCACAGAGGCGCCGGCGGCGGAAAACGTATTCAGCGCCGACTACGTCCGCCCGGGCAACCTGCCCTACAACATGGAAGTGTCGTATTACACCTTCACCCCGCCCAACAGTTCCGCTGCCGAGCTGCAACTGCACACGGCCCTGGCGGCACGGCAGGTGAAAACCGGCGAAACCCTGCGGCTGCAGGTAGCGGTAAAAAATGAAAAGCCGGTATTGCAGGCCATGTCCATCGCCAAAATCGGTATTCCGGCCGGCCTTTCCACGCAGCCATGGCAGCTGAAAGAACTGATGGACAAAAACCAGGTGGCGTATTATGAGATCTTCGACAACTACCTGGTATTGTATTGGATGGGGTTTGCGCCCAACGAAACCAAAACCCTGCATCTCGACCTGAAAGCGGAGATACCCGGCACCTATAAAGCCAAAGCCAGCAATGCCGGCCTGTACTACAATCCGGAGCACAAACACTGGAACGACGGGCTCGAGGCTACCGTAATGCCATAA